The genomic DNA CGGAGGTACCGTCGGGGAGTTCTTCGACGTGCTGCCTGCCAACCACGTGCTTCCCCTCTCGCGCAATGTATTGCTGGAGGGCTGCTACGCCCCGTGTGAAGGCGTCGGAGCCCTTCGCTGCCCCGGCCTTCACGTTGGCTCGCGCTGTGGCCTTCTGGGGTCGTGCAGCCGGTTTCACGCCCACCTCGCCGAGGCGGCGTTGCTGCTCGGTGTTCAGGCGTGCCCAGTCGCGGACCTGCCGTGCGAGCCAGCGTCCGATGTCGTCGCCGCGATGCGTCACCCCCGGCACGATCTCCTCGAGGCCAGCACCGCCGGCGAGGACCAGCTCGCGCAGGCCGGCCCAGTGGCGTTGCCAGTCGACGGTCCACCCCAACTGTCCTGGGTTCCAGTCGGGGTCGATCGCGGCGAGCTGCTCGGCACGCCGTGCCGCGCGCTCGGGGTCCTTGCCGAGTCCGCCTGGGCGTCGGAGGTTGGTGAGCCATTGCCCCACCGGTTTGTCGAGGGCGGTGGCGTGGCGGGGCGCGGCCAGGGTGCCGGCTTCTGCGTAGTACGCGCGGGCCGCGGCGAGGTTTTCGGCGAACGCGGTGTCGGCGGTGTCCCAGATCATGCCGAGTTCTTCCAGCTCGTCGGCCCGGGTGCTGGACATGGTCCCGGCCCGGTAGGACCGCCGTTGGTCGGACAGCCACCGGCCCAGTGGGTAGGCGTCTTCGGTGTGTTCGTAGGGCACGTCCAGGGAGCCCTCGCGGTCGAAGTAGCGGCGGGCGGTGTCGTAGCCGCGGGTCCAGTCCTGGCGTTCGGTGTCGAGGATCTGGAACTTGACCCATTTCGCGATCATCACGGGGTCTCTGGGGGCTGCGAACCGGAGCAGCAGCCGTGACTCCTCCTCACCCTCCTCCGGCTCCGGACCGATGTTCTGCGACGGATCAACGACCTGTTTCTGGTTTTCCTGCGGAATAGCGAGCATCTCAATGGCACGTTCATCGTGTGCCCGAAGCCCCTCAAGAACCTTCACCAAAGGGCGATACGAAGAAGACGTGAACATGTCTTCCGGCTGCTCACCCCGTGCCAGAAACACGGGTACGATCAGCGTCGCAATCTTCCCCTGCCCGGGTTTCTGACG from Streptomyces sp. NBC_01707 includes the following:
- a CDS encoding Helicase associated domain protein, encoding HHRTIEASAFAEGLPRVAQRLHASDPKRYPEHVWADWLSGEHEVDHRRSVLADFGRRAGRAVLSNCRVLNEGVDIRAVDSVALLDPKGSAVDIVQAIGRALRQKPGQGKIATLIVPVFLARGEQPEDMFTSSSYRPLVKVLEGLRAHDERAIEMLAIPQENQKQVVDPSQNIGPEPEEGEEESRLLLRFAAPRDPVMIAKWVKFQILDTERQDWTRGYDTARRYFDREGSLDVPYEHTEDAYPLGRWLSDQRRSYRAGTMSSTRADELEELGMIWDTADTAFAENLAAARAYYAEAGTLAAPRHATALDKPVGQWLTNLRRPGGLGKDPERAARRAEQLAAIDPDWNPGQLGWTVDWQRHWAGLRELVLAGGAGLEEIVPGVTHRGDDIGRWLARQVRDWARLNTEQQRRLGEVGVKPAARPQKATARANVKAGAAKGSDAFTRGVAALQQYIAREGKHVVGRQHVEELPDGTSVRLGVFLSNQKSRRDRLTDQQLAQLANLGYDWA